In Candidatus Tectomicrobia bacterium, a single window of DNA contains:
- a CDS encoding DedA family protein yields the protein MRSVRRLYDWVLSWAHSHYGTTALAGLSFSESIFFPVPPDPLLMALSLSRPTRAFFYAAVCSAASVAGGVAGYLVGLFLFETVGRPILSAYGGMEKYALIQSYYVAYDAWAVGIAGFTPIPYKLFTVTAGAFHISFLVFLIASTLSRSARFFLVAWLIHRFGHPIRIFIDRYFNTLTFVFFFLLAGGFVLLKWIL from the coding sequence ATGCGTAGCGTCCGGCGCCTGTACGATTGGGTCCTGAGCTGGGCCCATTCCCACTATGGGACCACGGCCCTGGCCGGCCTCTCCTTCTCGGAATCCATCTTCTTCCCCGTCCCTCCCGACCCGCTTCTCATGGCCCTGTCGCTCTCCCGGCCCACGCGCGCCTTCTTCTACGCGGCCGTCTGCTCGGCGGCCTCCGTGGCCGGGGGCGTGGCAGGGTACCTCGTCGGGCTCTTCCTCTTCGAGACCGTCGGCAGGCCCATCCTCAGCGCCTACGGCGGGATGGAAAAGTACGCCCTGATCCAATCCTACTACGTCGCCTACGACGCCTGGGCGGTGGGCATCGCCGGCTTCACGCCCATCCCCTATAAGCTCTTCACCGTGACCGCGGGCGCATTCCACATCAGCTTCCTGGTCTTCCTGATCGCCTCCACCCTGAGCCGGAGCGCCCGGTTCTTTCTCGTGGCCTGGCTGATCCACCGGTTCGGCCACCCGATCCGCATCTTCATCGACCGCTACTTCAACACGCTCACGTTCGTTTTCTTTTTCCTGCTGGCCGGCGGCTTCGTCCTTCTCAAGTGGATCCTCTGA
- a CDS encoding phosphomannomutase/phosphoglucomutase, with translation MNPRIFREYDIRGVVGRDLTPPVVRTIGQAIGTHMGGANGAHVALGRDNRLSSPEFYQYLREGLCAAGCAVTGVGMVPTPCLSFATHRLDVRGGVQITGSHNPPEFNGFKITKDKEAIHGEEIQALYHLIRDKKLHQAAQPGDFREIDLQPDYVARASQGLELERPVKVVIDAGNGIAGPLATRTLKAIGADVTGIFTEPDGTYPNHHPDPTIPQNLQSLIAKVKETGAEVGIGFDGDGDRLGVVDSTGRIIWGDELLILYAEPILARRPGEAIVFDVKCSSRLAEAVQKMKGRPVMSATGHSLIRARLVAEKAPLGGELSGHIFFVDGYLGYDDAIYAAARLLHLLGSGGKTLAERMREIPPAIATPEMRVDCTDEDKFAIVEEIKAHFRGKYEVIEVDGARINFAKGWGLVRASNTQPVLVLRFEALDESSLRAYQREVFDQLKKFPSVQLPNA, from the coding sequence ATGAATCCCCGCATTTTTCGCGAATATGACATCCGGGGGGTGGTAGGCCGCGATCTGACGCCGCCGGTGGTCCGGACCATCGGGCAGGCCATCGGGACCCACATGGGCGGAGCCAACGGGGCGCACGTGGCCCTGGGGCGGGACAACCGCCTCTCCTCCCCCGAGTTTTACCAGTACCTCCGGGAGGGCCTCTGCGCGGCCGGCTGCGCCGTCACCGGCGTGGGCATGGTCCCGACGCCTTGCCTTTCCTTTGCCACGCACCGGCTGGACGTCCGGGGGGGCGTTCAGATCACCGGAAGCCATAATCCGCCCGAATTCAACGGCTTCAAGATTACCAAGGACAAAGAGGCCATCCACGGGGAAGAAATCCAGGCGCTCTATCACCTCATCCGGGACAAGAAGCTCCACCAGGCGGCCCAGCCGGGTGATTTCCGGGAAATCGACCTCCAGCCCGACTACGTGGCGCGCGCGAGCCAGGGGCTCGAGCTCGAGCGTCCCGTGAAGGTGGTCATCGACGCCGGAAACGGCATCGCCGGCCCCCTGGCCACCCGGACCCTGAAGGCCATCGGAGCCGACGTGACGGGTATTTTCACCGAGCCCGACGGCACCTATCCCAACCACCATCCCGACCCCACCATCCCCCAAAACCTGCAGAGCCTCATCGCGAAGGTGAAGGAGACGGGCGCCGAGGTGGGCATCGGCTTTGACGGCGACGGCGACCGCCTGGGGGTGGTGGATTCCACCGGGCGGATCATCTGGGGGGATGAGCTTCTCATCCTCTACGCCGAACCCATCCTGGCCCGGCGGCCGGGCGAGGCCATCGTCTTCGACGTCAAGTGCTCCTCCCGGCTGGCCGAGGCCGTCCAAAAGATGAAGGGCCGCCCCGTCATGTCCGCGACGGGCCATTCCCTCATCCGGGCCCGCCTGGTGGCCGAAAAGGCCCCCCTTGGGGGAGAGCTTTCGGGCCACATCTTCTTCGTGGACGGCTACCTGGGCTACGACGACGCCATCTATGCCGCGGCCCGCCTCCTGCACCTGCTGGGCAGCGGCGGAAAGACGCTGGCCGAGCGGATGCGGGAAATCCCTCCGGCCATCGCCACCCCCGAGATGCGGGTCGACTGCACCGACGAGGACAAGTTCGCCATCGTGGAGGAGATCAAGGCCCATTTCCGCGGGAAATACGAAGTCATCGAGGTGGACGGGGCGCGAATCAATTTCGCCAAGGGCTGGGGCCTCGTGCGGGCCTCCAACACCCAGCCCGTGCTCGTCCTCCGCTTCGAGGCCCTGGATGAAAGCTCGCTCCGGGCCTACCAGCGGGAGGTGTTCGACCAGCTCAAGAAGTTCCCCTCCGTCCAGCTCCCGAATGCGTAG
- a CDS encoding 1-acyl-sn-glycerol-3-phosphate acyltransferase — MIWAGVVLLGIFFRLFLRLKVSGWENIPAGGGVLFLSNHRSALDVLVIPWCIYKKFPQEVIRQVSKDDLFRIPVVGWVITQWRAFPVKRGAADLSSLRRLEEYVRRDKVVLYPEGTRSRDGSLGQGNRMVGRIIRDARPMVVPVAIRGTEKVVPLGKTLPRPGATVEVMFGPPVPLGEEMAIGNAKESSQAIVDKVMAAIGHLLGEDKARSRAASIGGAG; from the coding sequence ATGATCTGGGCGGGTGTTGTCCTGCTCGGGATTTTCTTCCGCCTGTTCCTCCGGCTGAAAGTTTCGGGCTGGGAGAACATTCCCGCCGGCGGCGGTGTCCTTTTCCTCAGCAATCACCGCTCGGCGCTGGATGTCCTCGTAATCCCCTGGTGCATCTACAAGAAATTTCCGCAAGAGGTGATTCGCCAGGTTTCGAAGGATGATCTCTTCCGGATTCCCGTCGTGGGGTGGGTCATCACCCAGTGGCGGGCATTCCCGGTGAAGCGCGGGGCGGCCGATTTGTCTTCGCTCCGCCGACTGGAGGAATATGTCCGGCGGGACAAGGTGGTCCTCTATCCGGAAGGGACGCGGAGCCGCGACGGTTCGCTCGGACAAGGCAACCGGATGGTGGGGCGGATCATCCGCGACGCCCGCCCCATGGTGGTCCCCGTGGCTATCCGGGGGACCGAGAAAGTGGTCCCTCTCGGGAAGACGCTGCCCCGCCCGGGGGCCACGGTCGAGGTGATGTTCGGCCCGCCGGTGCCGCTCGGGGAGGAAATGGCCATCGGGAACGCGAAGGAATCGAGCCAGGCCATCGTAGACAAGGTGATGGCCGCAATCGGGCACCTTCTCGGCGAGGATAAAGCGCGCTCCCGGGCCGCGTCCATAGGCGGGGCCGGGTGA
- a CDS encoding DUF721 domain-containing protein, translating into MASRALPADFARLLGDMRRQEPWGRKLFRHRVFQVWEGAVGKSLARVARPAAVRGARLFVEVSDSAWLQELKLREKDLLAGLNAALGTEEFKALTFRLGEWEPDALAARAEAPGPTPASISAEDEPAIEAALKGLGDPELRERAEHLLHRARSRGNPPGGPLQAVHGGKGE; encoded by the coding sequence ATGGCTTCCCGCGCCCTGCCGGCCGATTTCGCCCGTCTCCTGGGGGACATGCGCCGCCAGGAGCCCTGGGGCCGGAAGCTCTTCCGCCACCGTGTTTTCCAGGTGTGGGAGGGGGCCGTGGGGAAGTCGCTCGCCCGGGTCGCCCGGCCGGCGGCCGTGCGGGGCGCGCGGCTCTTCGTGGAAGTGAGCGATTCGGCGTGGCTTCAGGAGCTGAAACTCCGCGAGAAGGATTTGCTGGCCGGCCTCAATGCGGCGCTCGGGACGGAGGAGTTCAAGGCGCTGACGTTCCGGCTGGGGGAGTGGGAGCCGGATGCGCTTGCGGCCCGGGCGGAGGCGCCCGGGCCCACGCCCGCCTCCATCTCCGCGGAGGATGAGCCTGCGATCGAGGCTGCGCTCAAGGGCTTGGGCGACCCCGAGCTTCGGGAACGCGCCGAACACCTTCTTCACCGGGCCCGGAGCCGCGGCAATCCGCCGGGCGGGCCGTTGCAAGCCGTGCATGGGGGGAAAGGGGAATGA
- a CDS encoding tetratricopeptide repeat protein, which yields MRKETLWLAGACLLAGLGAGCASSMEGQVEVNVADETGLPGTAESYYHFILGYRDELNSRLDDAREKLSQAVQGDPKSSFLLTRLASLMVRQGNMDRAEELARRAVALNGKETQAYLILGGVYTARGKLADAVAIYEKLLKIKPNENEVRLLLATSYLELGRNQEAVDILENLAKDQQGDVLSRFYLAQGYIRLKKYDEAERELKFLTEHQPQFTRGLLMLGGLHETRGEFGKAEEVYKKILVYEPDNRQARARLGQVYIRKENLEGALKEYERLVQDEPGNLDVHRTLGFLRFERRNFQEALREFRFVLAKNPKDEPVRRFVAAIYEELDQASLAEKELKDLIRLVPQTVEGRVQLARLYAKTNAWDKASSVLDEAAAVNPKDARIPFARGGILMRQKKYAESVEFLQVAVNLDPKSTLYRFNLASAFYELKRWGDVEAATREIIRLNPKHANALNLLGYMFAEQNKNIPEAEQLLTRALAIEPANPAFLDSMAWVYYRQGRYKEALEKIIHALNQTPDDAVMLDHLGDIHFSLGDVPKALDAWRKSLKADPKNSEVQEKIRRHEEAGRKAR from the coding sequence ATGAGGAAAGAGACGCTCTGGCTGGCGGGGGCTTGCCTGCTCGCCGGGCTGGGAGCGGGATGCGCGTCGTCCATGGAAGGGCAGGTGGAAGTCAATGTGGCCGACGAAACCGGCCTTCCGGGCACGGCGGAGTCCTATTACCACTTTATCCTGGGCTACCGGGACGAATTGAACAGCCGCCTGGACGATGCGCGGGAGAAACTCTCGCAGGCGGTACAGGGAGACCCAAAATCTTCCTTCCTTCTGACCCGGCTCGCGTCCCTCATGGTGCGCCAGGGGAACATGGACCGCGCCGAGGAGCTGGCGCGGAGAGCCGTCGCCCTGAACGGGAAGGAGACGCAGGCCTATCTTATCCTCGGGGGGGTCTATACGGCGCGCGGCAAGCTGGCCGATGCCGTCGCGATTTATGAGAAGCTGCTCAAGATCAAGCCCAACGAGAACGAGGTGCGGCTTCTCCTGGCGACCTCTTATCTGGAGCTCGGCCGGAACCAAGAGGCGGTCGACATCCTGGAGAACTTGGCCAAGGACCAGCAAGGCGACGTACTGTCCCGGTTCTACCTGGCCCAGGGCTACATCCGCCTGAAGAAGTACGACGAGGCGGAGCGCGAGCTCAAGTTCCTCACCGAGCATCAGCCTCAGTTCACGCGCGGCCTCCTGATGCTGGGCGGCCTGCATGAGACCCGCGGCGAGTTCGGCAAGGCCGAGGAAGTCTACAAGAAGATCCTCGTGTATGAGCCGGACAATCGGCAGGCCCGCGCCCGGCTGGGCCAGGTTTACATCCGCAAGGAGAACCTGGAAGGGGCGCTCAAGGAGTACGAGCGGCTCGTCCAGGATGAGCCCGGCAACCTCGATGTCCACCGCACCCTCGGCTTCCTGCGCTTCGAGCGCCGGAACTTCCAGGAGGCGCTGCGGGAATTTCGCTTCGTGCTGGCGAAAAACCCCAAGGACGAGCCCGTCCGCCGCTTCGTCGCCGCCATCTATGAGGAGCTCGATCAGGCCAGCCTGGCCGAGAAGGAGCTCAAGGACCTGATCCGGCTCGTTCCCCAGACGGTGGAGGGCCGGGTCCAGCTCGCCCGCCTCTATGCCAAGACCAACGCATGGGACAAGGCATCCTCCGTCTTGGACGAGGCCGCGGCCGTCAATCCGAAGGATGCCCGCATCCCCTTCGCGCGGGGCGGCATCCTGATGCGGCAGAAGAAATACGCCGAGTCGGTGGAGTTCCTCCAGGTCGCCGTCAATCTCGATCCGAAATCCACCCTGTACCGTTTCAACTTGGCGTCGGCCTTTTACGAGCTCAAGCGCTGGGGCGATGTGGAGGCCGCGACGCGTGAAATCATCCGGCTCAACCCGAAGCACGCCAATGCCCTGAACCTTCTGGGCTACATGTTCGCCGAGCAGAACAAGAACATCCCGGAGGCGGAGCAGCTCCTTACCCGCGCGCTCGCCATCGAACCGGCGAACCCGGCTTTTCTCGACAGCATGGCCTGGGTTTACTACCGGCAGGGTAGGTACAAGGAGGCCCTGGAGAAGATCATCCATGCCCTGAACCAGACGCCCGACGACGCCGTCATGCTCGATCATCTCGGCGACATTCATTTCTCGCTGGGCGATGTTCCCAAGGCGCTGGACGCGTGGCGAAAGTCCTTGAAGGCGGATCCGAAGAATTCCGAGGTGCAGGAGAAGATTCGCCGCCATGAGGAGGCGGGGCGGAAAGCCCGGTAG
- a CDS encoding DUF4292 domain-containing protein, whose product MRMRRLVLGILALFLSGCAARETAPPPVPPAVSEVLARIRNRPRPRSLRTLANFQLRFSAEEPGGLLARELGLGGTYAGKAILLWRAPASLRLEPLTPLGTPVAVVVAREKSLRAYLPGRARFFEGRADASSMARLFGVPIGTGLLVRLLQGALPVAEGAEAEQGRIGWDEEASAFRLELPPGGGLDRRQVVWLERDSWRPRRALLGEPGAEMEVHFGPFREWGGGHLPEWVEMTAPKGASRLRVEVTLPPSASPAEFPEGVFDLAAPPGVRVLPLDESAFR is encoded by the coding sequence TTGCGCATGCGGCGTCTCGTCCTAGGCATCCTGGCGCTGTTCCTCTCCGGTTGCGCCGCGAGGGAAACCGCTCCGCCCCCCGTTCCGCCGGCCGTCTCCGAAGTCCTTGCGCGTATTCGCAACCGCCCCCGCCCGCGCTCCCTGCGGACGCTCGCCAATTTTCAGCTCCGGTTCAGCGCCGAGGAGCCGGGAGGGCTCCTCGCCCGGGAACTGGGCCTCGGGGGTACCTATGCAGGGAAGGCGATTCTCTTGTGGCGCGCGCCGGCTTCCCTGCGGCTGGAGCCCCTGACTCCGCTGGGGACACCTGTCGCCGTCGTGGTGGCCCGGGAGAAGTCCCTGCGCGCTTACCTGCCCGGGCGGGCGAGATTCTTCGAGGGGCGGGCGGATGCTTCTTCCATGGCTCGGCTGTTCGGGGTGCCGATCGGCACCGGATTGCTCGTCCGCCTACTTCAGGGGGCGCTGCCGGTGGCGGAGGGAGCGGAGGCGGAGCAAGGCCGGATCGGCTGGGATGAAGAAGCGAGCGCTTTCCGCCTGGAACTTCCGCCGGGCGGGGGCCTGGATCGCCGGCAGGTGGTGTGGCTGGAGCGGGATTCCTGGAGGCCCCGCCGGGCCCTGCTGGGCGAGCCCGGTGCGGAGATGGAAGTGCATTTCGGGCCCTTCCGCGAATGGGGCGGGGGGCATCTTCCGGAATGGGTGGAGATGACCGCCCCGAAGGGCGCCAGCCGGCTTCGGGTGGAAGTTACACTGCCGCCCTCCGCTTCCCCGGCGGAATTTCCGGAGGGCGTTTTCGACCTGGCCGCCCCGCCCGGCGTCCGGGTGCTCCCCCTCGACGAAAGCGCCTTCCGGTGA
- the ispE gene encoding 4-(cytidine 5'-diphospho)-2-C-methyl-D-erythritol kinase, with protein MTTPEGFWLASPAKVNLGLRVLGSRPDGYHEIVTWIQQVSLSDRIWLGKRCSSIHLTVAGECVPAGRGNLAYQAAAALRGEAGDRTLGARIHLEKHIPAGAGLGGGSGNAAAVLWGLNRLWRLGLSPTALRRVGTSLGSDVPSFLAGPASLCRGRGERVTPRPPLRRGWFVLAKPGYSLSTAEVYGWIRGARSGQEAAEPVTNDRTPIYRNDLEKVVFARHPGLKKARDRMLCLGASRAMLSGSGAALWGLFSSQEEALKALAGFRPGRGWRVWLARPLTASAWLVRKE; from the coding sequence GTGACCACCCCTGAAGGTTTCTGGCTGGCGAGTCCCGCCAAGGTGAATCTAGGGCTGCGCGTGCTGGGGAGCCGTCCCGACGGCTATCACGAGATTGTCACCTGGATCCAGCAAGTGTCCCTATCCGACCGCATTTGGCTGGGAAAACGATGCTCCTCCATTCATCTGACGGTGGCCGGAGAATGCGTCCCCGCTGGGCGGGGAAATCTCGCCTACCAGGCCGCCGCTGCCCTCAGGGGGGAGGCCGGGGACCGGACGCTGGGAGCCCGCATCCATCTTGAGAAGCACATTCCCGCCGGCGCCGGCCTGGGCGGGGGGAGCGGAAACGCCGCGGCAGTGCTGTGGGGCCTCAACCGGCTCTGGCGCCTCGGCTTGTCGCCGACAGCCCTTCGCCGCGTCGGGACCTCTCTCGGCTCGGACGTGCCTTCCTTCCTGGCGGGACCGGCCTCCCTCTGCCGAGGCAGGGGGGAGCGCGTGACGCCCCGGCCGCCCCTGCGGCGGGGGTGGTTCGTCTTGGCCAAACCTGGCTACTCTCTCTCGACAGCCGAGGTTTACGGCTGGATCCGGGGGGCCCGGAGCGGTCAGGAGGCAGCAGAGCCTGTGACGAACGACAGAACGCCCATCTATCGGAATGATCTGGAAAAAGTGGTGTTCGCCCGCCACCCTGGCCTGAAAAAGGCCCGCGATCGCATGCTCTGCCTGGGCGCCTCCCGGGCGATGCTGAGCGGCAGCGGGGCCGCGCTGTGGGGTTTATTCTCCAGCCAGGAAGAGGCGCTCAAGGCTCTGGCTGGATTCCGGCCGGGCCGGGGGTGGAGGGTCTGGCTCGCCCGGCCGCTGACGGCTTCCGCTTGGCTCGTCCGGAAAGAATGA
- a CDS encoding ribose-phosphate pyrophosphokinase — protein sequence METDEVRDYELKVFGGRSNPDLFTEIVKALGVQPGMIEIEDFSDGETFVRIEENIRGADVFAIQSICHPGNANLMEMLIMMDAFRRSSAERITAVIPYYGYARQDRKVQPRVPITAKLVANLLAAAGADRVITMDLHAGQIQGFFDIPVDHLYAAPIMIDYFCQKNLQDLVVVSPDAGGVERARAYAKRLNAGLGIIDKRRERANVAEVVRIIGDVKDRDVLMVDDIVDTAGTLTQGAQALMDAGARRVFASCTHAVLSGPAIKRINGSCLAEVAITDTIPLSEEGTRSGKITVLSVGHLLAEAIRRIHEGASVSSLFV from the coding sequence ATGGAGACGGACGAAGTGAGGGACTACGAGCTCAAGGTCTTCGGGGGCCGGTCGAACCCCGACCTGTTCACCGAGATTGTGAAGGCGCTCGGCGTCCAGCCGGGGATGATCGAAATCGAGGACTTCAGCGACGGGGAAACCTTCGTCCGGATCGAGGAGAACATCCGGGGAGCCGACGTCTTCGCCATCCAGAGCATCTGCCATCCGGGAAACGCCAACCTGATGGAGATGCTCATCATGATGGACGCCTTCCGGCGATCGTCGGCCGAACGGATCACGGCGGTCATCCCGTACTACGGCTATGCCCGCCAGGACCGGAAGGTCCAGCCGCGCGTGCCCATCACGGCCAAGCTGGTGGCGAATCTGCTCGCCGCGGCGGGCGCGGACCGGGTCATCACGATGGACCTGCATGCGGGCCAGATCCAAGGGTTTTTCGACATTCCCGTGGATCACCTATATGCCGCGCCCATCATGATCGACTATTTCTGCCAAAAGAACTTGCAGGACCTCGTCGTGGTTTCTCCCGACGCCGGCGGGGTGGAGCGGGCACGGGCCTACGCCAAGCGGCTGAACGCCGGCCTCGGCATCATCGACAAGCGCCGGGAGCGGGCGAACGTGGCGGAGGTGGTCCGCATCATCGGAGACGTGAAGGACCGCGACGTTCTCATGGTGGATGACATCGTGGACACGGCGGGCACCCTGACCCAGGGGGCTCAGGCGCTCATGGATGCGGGCGCCCGGCGGGTCTTCGCGAGCTGCACCCACGCCGTCCTCTCCGGCCCCGCCATCAAGCGAATCAATGGCTCGTGCCTGGCGGAGGTTGCGATCACCGACACCATACCGTTGTCCGAGGAGGGGACGCGCTCCGGCAAGATCACGGTGCTGAGCGTGGGTCATCTCCTGGCCGAGGCGATCCGCCGCATCCACGAGGGCGCGTCGGTCAGCAGCCTCTTCGTCTGA
- a CDS encoding 50S ribosomal protein L25 codes for MDRVNLEVERRTGKGKSAARHLRREGKVPAVVYGIHDPASVAVSPKELDRVLGTRAGVNVIVQLNVTGDAQGERPVLIKDLQRDPMKGRILHADFLEIRMDRKIKVEVPIILKGDAPGIKQGGVLSQLLRELEVECLPIAIPEEIVVDVSGVNLNGVVHVREISLPEGVDLMTDPEEPILTVVAPEEEKPAEEAAAVAAEGALPAEGAAAAPAGEAAKAESGKEEKK; via the coding sequence ATGGACAGAGTCAATCTGGAAGTAGAGCGCCGCACAGGGAAGGGCAAGAGCGCCGCGCGCCACCTCCGCCGGGAGGGAAAGGTCCCCGCGGTGGTGTACGGGATCCATGACCCGGCCTCGGTGGCGGTCAGCCCCAAGGAGCTCGACCGGGTGCTCGGCACCCGGGCGGGCGTCAACGTCATCGTTCAATTGAACGTTACGGGCGATGCCCAGGGCGAGCGTCCCGTCCTGATCAAGGACCTCCAGCGCGACCCCATGAAGGGCAGAATCCTGCATGCGGATTTTCTCGAAATCCGCATGGACCGCAAGATCAAGGTCGAGGTGCCCATCATCCTCAAGGGTGACGCCCCCGGCATCAAGCAGGGGGGCGTGCTGTCCCAACTCCTCCGCGAGCTGGAGGTGGAGTGCCTCCCGATCGCCATCCCCGAGGAAATCGTCGTGGACGTTTCCGGCGTCAACCTGAACGGCGTCGTCCACGTGCGCGAGATATCGCTCCCGGAGGGCGTGGACCTCATGACCGATCCGGAGGAGCCCATCCTGACGGTGGTGGCTCCGGAAGAAGAGAAGCCGGCCGAGGAGGCCGCCGCCGTCGCGGCCGAGGGCGCTCTTCCGGCGGAGGGCGCTGCCGCGGCCCCCGCGGGCGAAGCGGCCAAGGCCGAGTCTGGCAAGGAAGAGAAGAAGTAG
- a CDS encoding aminoacyl-tRNA hydrolase has translation MASPLVLVGLGNPGPEYALTRHNVGFWALDRISEAHRIPIRTPRHHSLMGAGSIGGQRVVLAKPQTYMNLSGKAVRALLRAEGLGPESLIVLHDDMDIFLGRVKFNTTGGDGGHNGIRSIIEALGSREFRRLRIGLGRPPVAMGDRSDWLLSPFGASELEAVEESVTLAAERAVALVREEARGGA, from the coding sequence ATGGCCTCGCCTTTGGTTCTGGTGGGTTTGGGGAATCCGGGGCCGGAATACGCCCTCACCCGCCACAATGTCGGTTTCTGGGCGCTGGACCGGATCTCCGAGGCGCACCGGATTCCGATCCGCACGCCGCGCCACCACTCGCTCATGGGCGCCGGCTCGATCGGCGGACAGCGGGTGGTTCTCGCCAAGCCGCAGACATACATGAACCTGAGCGGCAAGGCCGTCCGGGCTCTCCTCCGGGCGGAAGGATTGGGGCCCGAGAGCCTCATCGTTCTCCACGATGACATGGACATCTTCCTGGGCCGGGTGAAGTTCAACACGACCGGCGGGGATGGGGGCCATAACGGGATTCGGAGCATCATCGAGGCGCTCGGCAGCCGGGAGTTCCGGCGCCTGCGCATCGGCCTCGGGCGCCCGCCGGTGGCCATGGGGGATCGGTCGGACTGGCTGCTCTCGCCGTTCGGGGCATCCGAGCTCGAGGCAGTCGAGGAATCGGTGACGCTGGCAGCCGAGCGCGCGGTGGCGCTCGTGAGGGAGGAGGCAAGAGGGGGCGCCTAG